A stretch of the Notamacropus eugenii isolate mMacEug1 chromosome 2, mMacEug1.pri_v2, whole genome shotgun sequence genome encodes the following:
- the LOC140526311 gene encoding uncharacterized protein isoform X1: MRQEGTASSLPPKASAPMPPGQEPGGPSQSFQQDPAGVHWAPAEIRHLLAIMEEPAIRRRLKTVHRNTSVYEDVARRLQQQGYVRHAHQCRTKFKALKVAYKKAHAAVLHSGMAPQGCPFYEEMDRVLQTQVTPASPKHALEHEREQQCDLSYSKWKGGGGENRGEEKEAKEGCPPQPYKQQQQHRPEAEHLDKGEVAELPGDLNPDSQATAEGRKHGREPRHQSGTGFQRKLDQNLSQRETPPPPSPPTPVVTTTPFRGLSSRVRQIPLRARNFRRNQTAATMIASEMAENRRLASQLARESASQLQHHLDQHNAHMAALVQVVQDSYAQNQEVVALLQDVADNVHEGVALLRSSIGHLGQE; the protein is encoded by the exons ATGCGTCAGGAGGGGACTGCTTCAAGCTTGCCACCAAAGGCTTCAGCCCCCATGCCACCCGGCCAAGAGCCAGGCGGGCCTTCCCAGTCTTTTCAGCAAGATCCAGCTGGGGTCCACTGGGCCCCAGCAGAGATCCGGCACCTGCTGGCCATCATGGAGGAGCCAGCCATTCGGCGGCGCCTGAAGACAGTCCATCGTAACACTTCTGTGTATGAGGATGTGGCCCGGCGCCTCCAGCAACAAGGTTATGTTCGACATGCCCACCAATGCCGCACCAAGTTCAAGGCTCTCAAAGTAGCTTATAAGAAGGCTCACGCAGCAGTCTTGCACTCTGGTATGGCCCCTCAAGGATGTCCCTTTTATGAAGAAATGGATCGGGTGCTACAAACCCAGGTCACCCCTGCCAGCCCCAAGCACGCCTTGGAGCACGAGCGAGAGCAGCAGTGTGATCTGAGCTATTCCAAATGGAAAGGTGGAGGTGGAGAGAACAGAGGTGAggagaaggaagccaaggaggggTGTCCACCCCAGCCCtacaagcagcagcagcagcaccggCCAGAGGCAGAGCATCTAGATAAGGGGGAGGTGGCAGAGCTGCCCGGTGATTTAAACCCAGACAGCCAAGCTACAGCTGAGGGACGGAAGCACGGTAGAGAGCCCCGCCATCAGTCTGGGACAG GTTTTCAAAGGAAGCTGGACCAAAATCTATCCCAAAGGgagacaccaccaccaccatccccaccaaCACCAGTGGTGACAACCACCCCTTTCAGAGGACTATCTAGCCGAGTCCGCCAGATTCCACTAAGGGCTCGCAACTTCAGGCGGAACCAAACAGCAGCCACCATGATTGCCTCTGAAATGGCAGAGAATCGCCGCCTGGCCAGTCAACTGGCACGGGAGTCAGCATCTCAACTGCAGCACCACCTGGACCAGCACAATGCCCACATGGCAGCCCTGGTTCAGGTGGTCCAGGACAGTTATGCCCAGAACCAAGAAGTAGTGGCTCTCTTGCAAGATGTTGCAGATAATGTCCATGAGGGGGTGGCCCTATTAAGGTCTTCCATTGGCCACCTGGGTCAAGAATAA